The Panicum hallii strain FIL2 chromosome 5, PHallii_v3.1, whole genome shotgun sequence genome contains the following window.
GCTGAACGTCAGCCGTCAGGCTCATGTGAGTTGCATCACGATATGGCCCAAGTTGGCTGGGCCGAACAGTCCGGAGCCCGTGGACAGTCCTAAAACGGATAAGAAAGGAGCCCGTGGGGAAAGGCCCGCAGAAATTTCGTGCAGCTTCTTCGGGCCCACGTTGTTAACCAATCCCTGCTCGCTCGCCAAGTCACCCTCTCGGGCCCGCACGTATCTACCGACGTTCGAGCTGCGGCCACGTCGTCCTCGCCTCAcacccgcgcgcgtgcccgggCCCGCCTTGCAGACGAGTTGCTGTGTACGTGACTCGAGCTCGCAAACCCCACATGTCAGCGACTTACCCCTCCCACTGCATAGGACTGCTCTCCTCCTCCTTTCCTCACCGCCATCCCATCcctccccctccttcccctgcagcCGCCGCACCACTCACCCACCACCCGCGTAATCGCCGCCGCCGTATCCTCGCCGGCTTCAGCGTTTTCTTCTTGCGCAGAGCCCGAGACCGCCACAGTATAGTGGTGAGGATCCCTCCATCGGGCCGggcgcccccgccgcgcgcAGAGCAGCGGAAGCGGAGGGGGATTGCATGAGACATGTGAGCCGGCTGTCGCGGCGACGGCGCTGGTGGTGATGCTCCTGACCTCCGTCCTGCGGGGTCGCGTCCGCCACCTCCGCCGGCCCCGCCCCCTGACCATGCCCAcccccctcttcctctccaGAAACCCTAATCCTAGCCCCAGCGCGACTAACCCCCACCTCCCATCGGACCCCAGGTCCGCCGCCATGAGCACCAGCGGAGTCTACGTGCCGCCGATGCGGCGGCTCCGCTCGGTTATCGCTTCCACCAACGGGAGCCTCGCGCCACCTCCGTCCGCCGCGGCGCAGGCCCAGCAAGCGGCGCGGACGCCGGAGTGGCCGATGGACGAGCGTTCGCTCAGCCCCCCGTCGCCGCCTCAGCCGCGGCAGCGCGATATACCTCCCCTGCCGCGGCCACCCCAGCCAGAGCATTTCCGGCAGCAGAGCGCTGGGTATGCCCGCTACGCTTACGATGATTTCTCTGAGGATGACTCGGATCGGGAGATGGACCGTACATCAGTCTCAAGCAAGGTGAATGCCTTGTTCCTCCCAGCTGTTAATTGCTTCACAATTTGAAATGATCAGTTGAAAATCAGTTATGCTAGACTGGACTCTGAACCCAAAGTCTTCCCCAGAATTGGGTCTGTGGGTATTAATTGTAGTTGCTTGTTGATGTATCTATCAtatagttttccttttattgtGTTTACATTTTAGTCTTTTAGCATGATTGCCTTGCGTTTGCATCTATGCTGATCAAGTGTTTTCCATGCTTTGCATATGGTCCTTTGTACAGTAATATAGGGAAGAGATCTCTATAGGGAAACTATGGATGGCCATATCCATATAACAATACATCCAATTATCCATGTATAGAGAAATATCGTGCACCTAATGGTTATAGTTCTGAAATAAAATCTGTGAAAACCTTAAATAGCTAGAAACTAGAACTCTATAAAATAAAATCTGTGAAACCACAAATTTCTAGAAACTTGGACATGCTACATGATGCTGGTACCACTGTAGTGAGCAAATCGTCATGCTTGCTTAAAATATGTAGTCAAGGAAAACAAGATCTCATGTCAAGTATGCTTCCTAAAATGAAGGAGAAATTCGGCTCAATACAACTTCCTTTTGCTTTGATTCTGTATCCTATTACTTTCTTTACAGTTGTATTGATATAAAAATTTCCAGGGTGGATCCACTTTAGATAATGTTGATGAATGGAAATGGAAACTGCACATGCTTCTCCGTAATGATGATGAACAAGAGATTATATCAAGGGAAAGAAAGGATAGGCGAGATTTTGAACAACTTGCCCAACTTGCTGACCGAATGGGTTTGCACAGGTACTTCATTGCCCCTTTCAGATTCTGGTACTGCATAGTATTTTCACTGTAATCTGACAATAGCTACATGATGGCAGCCGTCAGTATTCTAGAGTTGTTGTGTTCAGTAAGGTTCCATTGCCTAATTATAGATCGGATCTTGATGACAAAAGACCTCAAAGAGAGGTATGCCATTTCTCAAGCAGCTTAAAGGGTTAAGTGTGTATGCTTATTGATGTTAACTAATGTATTTTCGTTGTAGGTATCTATACCTTCTGGTTTGCAAAGAGAAGTTGATGCTTTGCTTGCAGACTACCTTGCACGAAAGAGAACAAACAGTGGGAACTTCCCTAGTGCAGCCTTCTCAAGGTCAAGCAGCACAGACAGTTTTGCAACTGATGAAGGCTTCTTTGATCAGCAAGATAATCAAACTTCCACTAGTGCTGTCATGGAGAGAATCCAAAGAAGGAAAAGCCTACAATTGCGGAACCAGCAGGCTGCTTGGCAGGTTTGTTTATAAGATTGACTTCTTGCTATCATTTGTTCTTAAACCTTCACATGTGAGGCTTGGAATTCTGTCATAATGTTTACACTATTCTGAGAACATGTGTTATGGACCTCTCTTTTTATAGTCAAACATGTGTTATGAACCTTGATCTAGATGGCCTTGAAACCAAGCTGTGACCTCACCGGTAGACGGCAGCCGCATCACAAGGGcaggggaaggagaaggggatTGGGAATAGATTGATATTCTTCTTGCCTGATTCCAAACATTTTGCATAGAGGTAGAGCCCACCGTAACCCTAATAAcctaaacttatccacaaaccCTGGACCGGTGGGGCTACAGTGCTTGGCCCAAAGGGCCCATCTGGCTGCCCATCGCAGCATGCACTTTTGAAGTGATACTTCACTATTAGTCCAAAGTTTCTAAAAGAGTGGATTTAAAAATTTTGTCAGAAAAATCATGTATGTAACACGCATAGTTTAGTAAACCTACAAAATTCTGGTTTGAGATGTCAAGAGGCTAGTTAGACAAGCAATCCTCTGACATTGTTCATCATGTGCTAACACACCACTTATGTTTTTATATTATCAATATCAAAGTTGAATTTGAAATTGAACTTTATGTGTCCTACATATGTTTTTCTATGTATGTTAATTATATTTTTGCTAATGGGGCCCCCATGGGCACTAACCTATTCTCCTTTCTAAAATTTATGTCAGTTCAGACAATTCTCAATATCCTTGCCAATTACTGTCCTCAAGTGGACTGGTTGCATTTATGTTTGTATGTACTGCTAACTTAGCGCTTATCTCCTCTGTTTCTAATATGTTGTCATTTACCTCTTATGATCTTTAAGATGAAATTCCACCACTATTTTCATGCCACCTAGACAACATTGTTTACACTAATAATCTAAAGTATGAATCAGAGTAGTACTATATTCTTACCGTACCAAGGTTTTATGTTCATATTGCAAGTGTGCATGTTAGTCACAGTTTCAGAGTGTTATTTTACGTATGTGTTTATTAATTTCTTCTGTCTTTGATATGTAAAGATCAGTTTTTTTTTGGGTTTGTTTCTGAGGGTATTGTgatcttgttttttttttggttgtTAGGTTTGATTTAGCACTGTTGATTTGGTGTTATTCTTTCTGCTGACATTTGCCCTTCAAAGGATACAATAAATGTCTTAGATTCATGCTCCCTTGTTGACTTGACTTCTTCCCTTTTCAGGAATCGAATGACGGTCAAAGCATGATTGAGTTTCGTCGCAGTCTTCCTGCTTATAAAGAAAAGCAAACTTTATTGGAAGCAATATCACAGAATCAGGTCCTGTTCTTGTTCTAGATACACATAGTATAAAACACTTACAAACAATTGTTATATAGAAGAGTTGCAGCTAATATATAAGTAATAAGATATAAAATGAGAGATGAACATAGCCCATGATAGACAGGAAGTGGTAAAACCATACCATACATATTGCGAAATAAGCATTAAGCTAAGGTAGTGATTGGTAGCCTGCTTTAGGGTCTAGCCAGGCTTCCATAGTGCAGGATTGCTTTGATTGGATCCCTGTATAGCGTCTTTAGTCAGGCTTATGCAATGCAAACGTTACTGTACGGGCTGCATAGCTGGAACACATTTCATTCTCGTCTCCAGCTTATGCAGGCAGCACTAGCAATTGGTGGCTCACTTGAACAAATCTGCTCACTGCCACGGCTGACCCTCTCCATCACCGACCCTTGCCCAGCGCCTCCGCCGACGCGCGGAGCAAGTCCTCCAACTGCCGCAGCAGCCCCGTTGTGGGTGCCTCCGCCGGCTGCCGACCTGACCCCACTTGATCTCTATTGATCCTTGTCGGAGCTCGATTCAGTCGTGCTCGAGATCGATTGGTCCATGCTCAACCTCGATTGAGCATCGCTGGAGGTCAATTGGTCCATGCTCGACCTCGATTGAGCCTCGCTGGAGGTCGATTGGTCCATGTTCGACATGGATTTagcctcgccggagctcgataaTTCGGCGGCAGCAGCTGCGCTGGCGCAGCTTGATCCGAAGTAAGctgtgcggcagtgctgcatgGAGTCAGCACAAATTGCTTTGTCTACAAGCGTGACCTCGGGCTGCTGGAGCGGGAGATGGCGGCGCTGCGTGCGGAGCTGGACGCGGCCTGACAAAGTGCGGTGATGGCCGCGGAAGCCATCGAGCGGCTGTTCGTGCAGCTCGCCGAGACCGAGGTGGAGGCCGTCGTGATTGCAAGCGCGGGCTGTGTCGTGGATCTCACCAGGAGCTTGCCGCCGCATGCATCGTGTGCAAATATCTCACCAGGGAAATTGAACAGGATTGGATTTTACTATTTCGATACGAGTAATCACTACTCAGCATCTATAATAGGCAGAGCTACCTGCTCACCAAGGGTTGGTTCTGACAAGAGCTCAGCACTGAAGGTGTTTGATGTAATGGATGGGAGGATGTAGCACTCAACATGATCATATATGGCATGATAAACTCaccgcagataagaggaggtgACTATATACAATGCAAGCCTACCAACCAAACATGTATTTCACAAGCCTGGCTAAACGTAGTACAGCAACCAAACACGAGGATCCAGTACTACTATAGCCAGGCTAAGGCTGGCCATGGCTAACTCCTAGCCAGGCTTGGAATAAGCCAAGCAACCAATCACTACCTAAATGATCTAGCAAAACAGTTGAACAAATTTACTGCTTGAAGGCAAATGAGCTTTCATTTTTTTAGTTTACAAAACCTTAGAAGCTTGGATATCTGTTGAAGTAATGGATCTGATACCTTTTTTTTATTTATGCTCTTATTTTCCCGATTTTGTCCATTCTACCTTTGCTTTCCATTCTAAGTTTTAATATGTCATCCTTCCATTAATAGCAGAAAGACAGTAAATCAACTTACTCGTGTTTTTATTTGCTGCTATTAAATAGCATTTCTGGCAAAACCTCTTGATTCACTCTGTGTTAGTGATTAACATGTCTTATTTGATTGAACAGGTTGTTGTAGTTTCAGGTGAGACTGGCTGCGGTAAGACTACACAACTACCGCAGTACATTTTAGAATCTGAAATCGATGCTGCTCGTGGTGCTACGTGCAGTATTATTTGCACTCAACCAAGAAGAATATCAGCGATTGCTGTGTCTGAAAGAGTTGCTGCTGAAAGGGGAGAGAAAATTGGTGAATCGGTGAGCTACTTGTATCTGCATAATGATAACATTTTCTTTTAATGTTTGAAGTATTATTTTGTGGTGTTCATTGGGGAATTCAGTATTCTAGTCTGAGGATGCTATCCAAGATTCCAAAAGGCCTAGATTGTTTTTGCTGTCCGTCAGTGAGTGTCTGGCCAGTAGTCAAATTCTCCAGGGGATTCTATTGTATATTTTTCTCCCTTAAAATCAGCTCAGAATCACTTACCTTCTACTTGCGTGATATGCTGAGATGTACTAAGCCTAACACTTATTGCAAAATTTGATGAATTTTCGTCGGGTTTTGTATATCATGATAATGGATCCTTAATTTTAGGTTGGCTACAAAGTTCGACTGGAAGGCATGAGAGGAAGGGATACACGCCTTCTTTTCTGCACCACTGGTGTCCTGTTGCGGAGATTGCTGGTGGACAGAAACTTGAAAGGTGTTACCCATGTTATTGTTGATGAAATCCATGAGAGGGGCATGAACGAAGGTCTGCATAGCCATAATAATTAATAATTTTCAACCAATACTAAAACAGTGTTGAAAGGGActtaaatttatatttttatgctAATGTTTTTTTgtctttgttttttttttgtctttgTGCTAGATTTTCTTCTTATTGTCTTAAAGGACCTTCTTCCACGCCGTCCTGAGCTAAGGCTTATATTGATGAGTGCAACCCTTAATGCTGAGCTCTTCTCCTCATACTTTGGTGGAGCACCCATGATACATATACCTGTATGATATTTTTGCATTCACTCTTGTATGTCATTTTCAGTCTATAGGCATTTGTTTCAGTGCCatctttttatttgttttggtcTTTAGATTTTTAGAATCGTGAACATAAGTTGCATGGCATATAAAGTCTCACTGTACCCGCCACTTTGGCCTTTTTACCATCTTGAAAAAAAAAGATAGCACCTCATGTTCTCAGTTTGGTATCAGTTCCATCTTGCATCCTCTTTGGCGTCTTGCTCTAACTTTGTTGGAATACTGATCAAAGTAGTATGCCATATATACTGTAGTAACTGGATGTAGCTATTTTATTTTTGTGGTCTGTTAAACGTTATTGGGACTTAAAGCCATGTGTCACATGCCAATCTGGAATAATTACTATATGGTTATGGTATAAGTGCTGTGCAAATTTTGTAATTTTTCCAATTATTTTACACTCATATTTTGCCCTCATTTACATCTAACACTTTCGGACATGGAATCTTTATATCATTTTCCTTGCTAAATGAAATTTGTTTTTGTGTTTTTTGCTTTGTCAATGCTCCTTGTGTAAGTTCTGTTAGATATCTTTCCTCATTGTTGCATTTATATCTCAACCTAGGGTTTTACATATCCTGTTCGGAATCATTTTCTGGAAGATATCCTTGAATTTACTGGACATCGATTGACTCCGTACAATCAAATTGATGACTATGGTCAAGAAAAAAGTTGGAAGATGCAAAAACAAGCTCTACGAAAGAGGAAGAGCCAAATCGCTTCTGCTGTGGAAGTATGGAAGTTTGTTTTTTCTTGACCATTTATTTTCTGCTCAAAGCTTTTTGTTTATTAAGTTTGTTTTTGAACAGGATGCAGTTGAAGCTGCTGATTTGAGGAACTATAGTCCGCGAACTCGTGATTCTCTATCATGTTGGAATCCTGATTCGATTGGTTTTAATTTAATAGAAAATGTTTTATGCCATATTTGTCAAAAGGAACGACCTGGTGCTGTTCTTGTATTTATGACTGGGTGGGATGACATTAATGCACTAAAAGAGCAGCTGCAAGCAAATCCATTACTTGGAGATCCAAGCAAAGTTTTGCTGCTCGCTTGTCATGGCTCTATGGCCAGTTCAGAGCAGGTATTACAAGAACTACTACAACTATCTGTATTACATTACTGGGGCTACTTTTGAACTTTTGCAACAAAAAATGTTCAGTTCTTTGTTTCAAGCAATAGAATATTAATCTAATTGTGGCGGTAACCCTTGTTTGATTGCCCAAGTTGTTACTACTTACTATGTAATAGTATATACTCTCTCTGTTACACAATATAAGACTGTTTACTCAAGAGGTTTTTTTTCTTCATAATGAGTCAATTGAACAAAACAAGGGTATGGAAGGATTAGATCGTTGTCCAATGCCATTTGATAGGGGTATGTAATCATTTGGCATCAATTTTTTCTTGGCTTAAGTCTACTTGGTCTCAAGACTCTCAACGAGTGAAACAGAGGGAGTATTGGTTAATCACCACTCACCAATCACATTTTGTTGAGAATATTTGGAATGTGAATAATGCTGGTTGTACGAGTGAAACTCTGTAGATTTATGCTGTGAGTTAATATTGGACATATTTAAGGTATTAAGATCTTGATTTTCATTGCCTGTTCTGCATTGATGCAGCTGGAAGTTCTCTGACCTGATAACTTATGTTAATGTGTTCGATTCTTGAAGTCCATATTTTTTTCTCCTGTCATCCTGAATAGTTATCAGAGTGTTCCTTTGCACAATAGACATTTCTTTTGTCATGTTATGACATAATGCCGTGGTCAAGGATGGAAGAGTGCATCTTTTTTTTGTCTGTTGTTTAAC
Protein-coding sequences here:
- the LOC112892948 gene encoding DExH-box ATP-dependent RNA helicase DExH3-like, with product MLLTSVLRGRVRHLRRPRPLTMPTPLFLSRNPNPSPSATNPHLPSDPRSAAMSTSGVYVPPMRRLRSVIASTNGSLAPPPSAAAQAQQAARTPEWPMDERSLSPPSPPQPRQRDIPPLPRPPQPEHFRQQSAGYARYAYDDFSEDDSDREMDRTSVSSKGGSTLDNVDEWKWKLHMLLRNDDEQEIISRERKDRRDFEQLAQLADRMGLHSRQYSRVVVFSKVPLPNYRSDLDDKRPQREVSIPSGLQREVDALLADYLARKRTNSGNFPSAAFSRSSSTDSFATDEGFFDQQDNQTSTSAVMERIQRRKSLQLRNQQAAWQESNDGQSMIEFRRSLPAYKEKQTLLEAISQNQVVVVSGETGCGKTTQLPQYILESEIDAARGATCSIICTQPRRISAIAVSERVAAERGEKIGESVGYKVRLEGMRGRDTRLLFCTTGVLLRRLLVDRNLKGVTHVIVDEIHERGMNEDFLLIVLKDLLPRRPELRLILMSATLNAELFSSYFGGAPMIHIPGFTYPVRNHFLEDILEFTGHRLTPYNQIDDYGQEKSWKMQKQALRKRKSQIASAVEDAVEAADLRNYSPRTRDSLSCWNPDSIGFNLIENVLCHICQKERPGAVLVFMTGWDDINALKEQLQANPLLGDPSKVLLLACHGSMASSEQKLIFDKPEPGVRKIVLATNLAETSITINDVVFVVDCGKAKETSYDALNNTPCLLPTWISKASARQRRGRAGRVQPGECYHLYPRCVYDSFADYQLPELLRTPLQSLCLQIKSLRLGSISEFLSRALQSPESLSVQNAIEYLKVIGAFDQNEELTVLGKHLSMLPVEPKLGKMLIFGAIFNCLDPILTIVSGLSVRDPFLTPFDKKDLAESAKLQFSCRDYSDHLALVRAYEGWREAERDRAGYDYCWKNFLSVQTLKAIDSLRRQFLFLLKDTGLVDENLTLCNKWSRDENLVRAVICAGLYPGISSVVNKEKSISLKTMEDGQVMLYSSSVNGKEAKIPFPWLVFNEKVKVNSVFLRDSTAISDSILLLFGGNIKQGGLDGHLKMLGGYLEFFMSRDLASTYLSLKNELENLIHCKLQNPRMDIQTSEELLSAIRLLVTEDPCSGRFVYGRQEQRSKKAKTMLSSSSMNGGGGNGGDNAKNQLQTLLTRAGNDNPSYKTKQIKNSLFRSTVEFNGMQFVGQPCANKKLAEKDAAAEALNWLTGNGGGAATDSRDAGNADPMSVLMKPPRRRRHNHRRRS